Proteins found in one Methanofollis fontis genomic segment:
- a CDS encoding mechanosensitive ion channel family protein, with product MAAGDLLKFLILLTLTMAAWTAHSFYPDTTIYRIALTLLAVLIAYLVLRIVLERVFARTIKDAKVRYSFRKAVSVLYAIAVVVIGVRIWVDDPQSLIVAYGIIGAGVAISLQDFFKNFVGSIVLFLSGVYTVGDRIEIDDSIGDVIDIGLMSTTLMELGGWVGGDQPSGRITIVPNGQVLSGTVQNYTKDYTFVWDEITVPITYDSSVGEAIELIRSIAEKETADAVQGAGEAIVQAGGKYYLLEQGIEPAVYVTLTDNWVSLTLRYVTGVWGRRAERDRISRAILDEIDGNDRIRIASTTLEIAGDLSVRERRGESSGTRQT from the coding sequence ATGGCGGCAGGCGATCTCCTGAAATTTCTCATACTGCTGACGCTGACGATGGCGGCATGGACAGCGCACTCCTTCTACCCGGATACGACCATATACCGCATCGCACTCACCCTGCTTGCCGTCCTGATCGCCTATCTCGTCCTCAGGATCGTGCTTGAACGGGTGTTCGCCCGGACCATCAAAGACGCAAAAGTGCGCTATTCGTTCAGGAAGGCGGTTTCAGTCCTCTATGCCATAGCAGTCGTGGTCATCGGGGTGCGCATCTGGGTGGACGACCCCCAGAGCCTCATCGTCGCCTACGGCATCATCGGGGCCGGCGTCGCCATATCCCTGCAGGATTTCTTTAAGAATTTTGTCGGGAGCATCGTCCTCTTCCTTTCTGGAGTCTATACCGTGGGCGACCGGATCGAGATCGACGACTCCATCGGCGACGTCATCGATATCGGTCTGATGAGCACCACCCTGATGGAACTCGGCGGATGGGTCGGCGGAGACCAGCCGAGCGGGCGGATCACGATCGTCCCGAACGGGCAGGTGCTCTCCGGGACGGTCCAGAATTATACAAAGGACTATACCTTCGTCTGGGACGAGATCACCGTCCCGATCACCTATGACAGCAGTGTCGGAGAGGCGATCGAACTGATCCGCTCTATTGCTGAGAAAGAAACGGCCGACGCCGTACAGGGTGCGGGAGAGGCGATTGTCCAGGCCGGCGGGAAATATTATCTCCTCGAGCAGGGGATCGAACCGGCCGTCTATGTGACGCTCACCGACAACTGGGTGAGTCTCACCCTCAGATATGTCACCGGCGTCTGGGGGCGCCGGGCGGAGCGGGACCGGATCAGCCGTGCAATCCTGGATGAGATCGACGGGAACGACCGCATCAGGATCGCGAGCACGACCCTTGAGATCGCCGGGGACCTCAGCGTCCGGGAGAGAAGAGGAGAGAGCAGCGGCACCCGCCAGACCTGA
- the purB gene encoding adenylosuccinate lyase, protein MAIHPIDYRYGTPEMKAVWSEEKRFSAVVAAEVALAEAEAEEGMIPAEAAAAIAACAGQASLARAKEIEAEINHDMMAIVKAVTEVCGDAGRWIHYGATSNDILDTATGLQMKEAMEIIEVKLHRLLAVLLRRADETKHLVCVGRTHGQHGVPTTYGLRFAIWASEIGRHIDRLREMRPRVAVGQMTGAVGTQAAMGPKGPAVQAGMMRRLDLQPVDVSNQVISRDRYAEYVMFVANMATTLDKIGVEIRSLQRTEIAEVEEAFGKKQVGSSTMPHKRNPIKSEQVCGLARIVRAMVEPALQNNTLWDERDLTNSSCERVVFPEASVLADHILNLMIGVIDGLNIREENIERNLNLLHGVNLAESVMIELTRSGMGRQEAHEAVRVASMTALAEGRPIAGLLAENPDVAALLSADAIAALLDPAQYIGTAVEQVERVIAKLTPL, encoded by the coding sequence ATGGCGATTCACCCGATCGATTACCGGTACGGCACCCCGGAGATGAAGGCCGTCTGGTCAGAGGAAAAAAGGTTTTCAGCGGTCGTTGCCGCCGAGGTCGCTCTTGCAGAGGCGGAAGCGGAGGAGGGCATGATCCCGGCCGAAGCGGCGGCGGCGATCGCTGCCTGTGCCGGGCAGGCATCGCTTGCGCGGGCAAAGGAGATCGAGGCCGAGATCAACCATGACATGATGGCGATCGTGAAGGCCGTCACCGAGGTCTGCGGCGATGCGGGACGGTGGATCCATTATGGCGCCACATCCAACGACATCCTGGATACGGCGACCGGTCTCCAGATGAAGGAGGCGATGGAGATCATCGAGGTGAAACTCCACCGTCTGCTTGCCGTGCTGCTCAGGCGTGCGGACGAGACGAAACACCTCGTCTGTGTCGGGCGCACCCACGGTCAGCACGGCGTGCCGACCACCTATGGGCTCAGGTTCGCCATCTGGGCAAGCGAGATCGGGCGGCACATCGATCGCCTCCGCGAGATGCGCCCCCGCGTCGCCGTCGGCCAGATGACCGGCGCCGTGGGGACGCAGGCGGCGATGGGGCCGAAGGGTCCGGCCGTGCAGGCGGGCATGATGCGCCGCCTCGATCTCCAGCCCGTGGACGTCTCCAATCAGGTGATCTCCCGCGACCGCTATGCGGAGTACGTGATGTTTGTTGCAAACATGGCGACCACCCTGGACAAGATCGGGGTCGAGATCCGGTCCCTCCAGCGGACCGAGATCGCCGAGGTGGAGGAGGCCTTCGGGAAGAAACAGGTAGGGTCCTCGACGATGCCGCACAAACGCAACCCGATCAAGAGCGAGCAGGTCTGCGGACTGGCCCGGATCGTCAGGGCGATGGTCGAACCGGCCCTCCAGAACAACACCCTCTGGGACGAGCGCGACCTGACGAACTCCTCCTGCGAGCGGGTGGTCTTCCCCGAGGCATCGGTGCTCGCCGATCACATCCTCAACCTGATGATCGGGGTCATCGACGGACTGAATATCAGGGAGGAGAACATCGAACGCAACCTCAACCTCCTCCACGGCGTGAACCTCGCCGAGTCGGTGATGATCGAACTGACCAGGAGCGGCATGGGACGGCAGGAGGCGCATGAGGCGGTGCGCGTGGCGAGTATGACGGCGCTTGCAGAAGGGCGTCCGATTGCGGGATTGCTCGCGGAAAATCCGGATGTCGCCGCTCTCCTGAGCGCCGATGCGATCGCTGCCCTCCTCGATCCCGCACAGTATATCGGGACGGCGGTCGAGCAGGTGGAGCGGGTGATCGCAAAACTCACCCCCCTTTAG
- a CDS encoding PAS domain-containing protein — MVDDNVEAAEHLRHILISSGYEVPEIVTHGAEATKAAERLSPELMIINADMDGDPDGVQTAITIGSRYSIPVVFLSGGGIDSERAVSATPYGYMHRNSDPDTVRVVVAFALNKYRREQGAKEHEKTLNKLLDIPSVGIVLIDRTYAVRSINQEAARRINRSADDLIGTSIEDLIGRDPFSEDLLEALKESFSGKSVTMNVEIGEHWIEEILCPIRDPIGNITGVALYIYNFSDLRRKYQELLDALPFGIVIVNHNKVIRFVNREALNLMKRLSPAELSGKICYEALCPADKDACPIFDRHQTLDRSERILVDRFGNHIPILKSVSEFKFFDQPLLLESFIDYSDYKMAERSIRESEEKYKILAESSDDIILMTSTHGEIRYMNSAGLDYFGNTQCSVIGCNLKSFFSGDLTEHLMEGIHQVQEQGTTDFLIRTSEGEESRWFNVHIRPVPLGSDAELLLAVARDMTMYQESVISLEKNMEKLAILNDEIRNPLQMILGTVLLKDPDLAEKIQPFLSEIDELVDRLDQGWLESKKVHEMLKKHYGLFEDGQDGR, encoded by the coding sequence GTGGTTGACGACAATGTCGAGGCTGCAGAGCATCTCAGACATATCCTCATATCATCAGGATATGAGGTGCCAGAGATCGTCACCCATGGAGCAGAGGCAACCAAAGCGGCAGAACGCCTCAGTCCCGAACTCATGATCATCAATGCAGACATGGACGGGGACCCGGACGGAGTCCAGACTGCAATCACGATTGGATCCCGATACAGCATCCCGGTTGTTTTTCTGTCCGGAGGCGGGATCGATAGCGAGAGGGCGGTATCGGCAACCCCCTACGGGTATATGCACCGTAACTCTGATCCGGATACCGTCCGTGTCGTCGTCGCCTTCGCCCTCAATAAATACAGGAGAGAACAGGGTGCGAAAGAGCATGAAAAAACCCTGAATAAACTTCTGGATATTCCTTCTGTCGGCATCGTCCTGATCGACAGGACGTATGCCGTCAGGTCGATCAACCAGGAGGCCGCCAGGAGAATAAACCGGTCAGCCGACGACCTGATCGGCACGTCGATAGAGGATCTGATCGGCCGGGATCCCTTTTCAGAGGATTTATTGGAGGCGTTAAAAGAGAGTTTCTCCGGAAAATCCGTAACAATGAATGTTGAAATAGGTGAACACTGGATAGAAGAGATCCTGTGTCCGATCAGAGACCCTATCGGGAATATTACAGGAGTGGCACTGTACATCTATAATTTTTCAGATCTACGCAGAAAATATCAGGAACTCCTCGATGCCCTGCCGTTCGGGATTGTCATCGTTAACCACAATAAAGTCATCAGATTTGTAAACCGAGAGGCCCTGAACCTGATGAAACGTCTTTCTCCAGCCGAACTGTCCGGTAAAATTTGCTATGAAGCCCTCTGTCCCGCAGATAAGGATGCATGCCCAATTTTTGATAGGCATCAAACGCTCGACCGTTCGGAACGTATTCTGGTCGACCGTTTCGGCAACCATATCCCCATTCTGAAAAGCGTGAGTGAATTCAAATTTTTTGATCAACCTCTTCTTCTGGAGTCTTTTATTGATTATAGCGACTATAAAATGGCCGAGCGCAGCATCAGAGAATCAGAGGAAAAATATAAGATCCTGGCCGAATCATCCGATGACATCATTTTGATGACCAGCACACACGGTGAGATCCGGTATATGAATAGCGCGGGTCTGGACTATTTCGGCAATACCCAATGTTCAGTCATCGGGTGCAATCTCAAATCGTTTTTTTCCGGCGACCTGACAGAACACCTGATGGAGGGCATTCATCAGGTACAGGAACAGGGGACAACCGATTTTCTGATCCGCACCTCTGAAGGGGAAGAATCCCGCTGGTTCAATGTCCATATAAGGCCGGTGCCGCTCGGGAGTGACGCCGAATTGCTCCTTGCCGTTGCACGAGACATGACGATGTATCAGGAATCGGTGATATCTCTTGAGAAAAATATGGAAAAACTTGCGATATTGAATGACGAGATACGAAACCCCCTCCAGATGATACTCGGTACGGTGCTCCTGAAAGATCCAGATCTTGCCGAGAAGATTCAACCCTTCTTATCAGAGATCGATGAGCTGGTGGACCGGCTTGATCAGGGCTGGCTCGAATCGAAAAAGGTGCACGAAATGCTGAAAAAGCATTACGGGCTCTTTGAGGATGGGCAAGACGGCCGATAA
- a CDS encoding nuclear transport factor 2 family protein, with protein sequence MFLSEKTREAIISTMYAYASAYSRMDVNGVMELMAPEVMAIGSGEDEWLEGREQVQAGTERDFSECETVSIEYGDLRIAADGIIAWVATPFEITAIAGGRMQVFRGRLTAVLMDTWEGWRFVQMHFSFPNADQEEGRSFPVQG encoded by the coding sequence ATGTTTCTGAGTGAAAAGACACGGGAGGCCATTATCAGCACGATGTACGCCTATGCCTCGGCCTACAGCCGGATGGACGTTAATGGCGTCATGGAACTGATGGCGCCCGAGGTCATGGCGATCGGGTCAGGAGAGGACGAGTGGCTCGAAGGGCGGGAACAGGTGCAGGCCGGCACGGAACGGGACTTCTCAGAGTGCGAAACGGTCTCGATCGAATACGGTGACCTGCGGATCGCCGCCGACGGTATCATCGCCTGGGTGGCGACACCCTTTGAAATCACGGCGATCGCCGGGGGCAGGATGCAGGTGTTCCGGGGCCGCCTGACCGCAGTGCTGATGGACACATGGGAAGGCTGGCGTTTTGTCCAGATGCACTTCTCGTTTCCCAATGCGGATCAGGAGGAAGGGCGGTCGTTCCCGGTGCAGGGGTAA
- a CDS encoding asparagine synthase C-terminal domain-containing protein — protein sequence MPDLALSGWIECGGRRLAGEEVQSILSKDPRAALRFGGEFSFTYGGWRGRDHFGIVAGDCPAGTLTHNGAVVGRIDPCYPAGDLEAAIVEAVALRTVEGAAVALSGGVDSGLVAALARLPCVVVGCTGSHDHRRALALAEALDLPCDVVTVTAPEVEEALSEVVRLLVNPNPVDAAIATTEYFVMRWAHEQGYRRVLAGQGADELFGGYARYLESADPGAMMDADVVDLPRQVERDGAVASPYSTTFSLPYLDLRVVAAARAIPPAERIVNGVRKLPLRRVAERHIPPDFAGGEKKAMQYGSGIWRVIRQLARHNGYKKSVQGYLTDMGWDMHGY from the coding sequence ATGCCAGACCTCGCCCTGAGCGGATGGATCGAGTGCGGCGGGCGGCGCCTCGCCGGTGAGGAGGTGCAGTCCATCCTCTCAAAGGACCCCCGTGCCGCCCTGCGCTTCGGCGGCGAGTTCTCGTTCACCTATGGCGGGTGGCGGGGGCGCGACCACTTCGGGATCGTTGCCGGTGATTGCCCTGCAGGAACGCTCACCCACAACGGAGCAGTCGTCGGGCGGATCGATCCCTGCTACCCGGCCGGCGACCTTGAAGCGGCGATCGTCGAGGCGGTCGCCCTCAGGACTGTGGAGGGTGCCGCCGTCGCCCTCTCCGGCGGGGTGGATTCTGGCCTTGTCGCCGCTCTCGCACGCCTCCCCTGCGTGGTCGTCGGGTGCACCGGATCCCATGACCACCGACGCGCCCTCGCCCTTGCCGAAGCCCTCGACCTCCCCTGCGATGTGGTGACGGTCACCGCACCCGAGGTCGAGGAGGCGCTCTCCGAGGTCGTCAGGCTTCTTGTGAATCCAAACCCCGTCGATGCCGCCATCGCCACCACTGAATATTTTGTGATGAGGTGGGCGCACGAGCAGGGCTACCGGCGGGTCCTGGCAGGTCAGGGCGCAGACGAACTCTTCGGCGGGTATGCCCGCTATCTCGAATCTGCAGATCCCGGCGCCATGATGGACGCCGACGTCGTCGATCTCCCCAGACAGGTGGAGCGGGACGGGGCGGTCGCATCCCCTTATAGTACTACATTCTCGCTGCCGTACCTGGATCTGCGCGTCGTGGCCGCAGCCCGCGCCATCCCCCCTGCAGAGAGGATCGTCAACGGTGTGCGCAAACTCCCCCTCCGGCGGGTCGCAGAGCGTCATATACCGCCGGATTTCGCCGGCGGAGAGAAGAAGGCGATGCAGTACGGGAGCGGGATCTGGCGGGTGATCCGGCAGCTGGCACGTCACAATGGTTATAAAAAGTCGGTACAAGGGTACTTAACTGACATGGGTTGGGACATGCATGGTTACTGA
- the gatC gene encoding Asp-tRNA(Asn)/Glu-tRNA(Gln) amidotransferase subunit GatC has protein sequence MVTESDVAHIAILADIGISREELAEFTGQFNAILDYFDLLDQVEAEERPEAEQTNIFRDDEVVPSLTPDAVLENAGESEDGYIRAPKVM, from the coding sequence ATGGTTACTGAATCAGACGTAGCACATATCGCAATACTTGCAGATATCGGGATCAGCAGAGAGGAACTCGCCGAGTTTACCGGTCAGTTCAATGCAATCCTCGACTATTTCGATCTCCTCGATCAGGTCGAGGCCGAGGAGCGACCCGAGGCAGAACAGACGAATATCTTCAGGGACGACGAGGTCGTCCCCTCCCTCACACCGGACGCAGTGCTTGAAAATGCCGGGGAGTCTGAAGACGGCTACATCAGGGCTCCGAAGGTGATGTAG
- the gatA gene encoding Asp-tRNA(Asn)/Glu-tRNA(Gln) amidotransferase subunit GatA, translated as MGTLAFDADDRWNAFVTICRNAEHGDGPLAGVPVAVKDNISTAGIQTTCGSAILEGYLPPYDAHAVSLLKAAGAAIVGKTNMDEFGMGTTTESSAFGPTTNPVNVAHVPGGSSGGSAAAVASGMVPMALGTDTGGSIRCPAAFCGIVGLKPTYGRVSRYGLIAYANSLEGIGPMAGNVTDVSRLFSVIAGKDPRDATSIDRPYTHTPSSEIRGMRIGVPAEFFGEGVDDSVAETVRTAIGDLEGLGAEIVECSMPSMKYALAAYYVTCTSEASSNLARFDGIRYGPGNESKRSWHDAYQEHRRERFGAEVRRRIMLGTFALSAGYYGKYYSKAQAARTNVREDFARLFRDVDVIAGPTMPTTAFALGEKTDPLSMYLADILTVPANLAGVPAISVPCGDVGGLPVGLQIIGRHCEEERIVDTAFAYEGVRK; from the coding sequence GTGGGCACCCTCGCATTTGATGCCGACGACCGCTGGAACGCCTTCGTCACGATCTGCCGGAATGCAGAGCACGGCGACGGTCCGCTCGCCGGGGTGCCGGTCGCCGTCAAGGACAACATCTCCACCGCCGGCATCCAGACCACCTGCGGTTCGGCGATCCTGGAAGGATACCTCCCCCCCTATGACGCCCATGCGGTGTCCCTGCTCAAAGCGGCCGGTGCCGCCATCGTCGGCAAGACCAATATGGACGAGTTCGGCATGGGCACGACGACCGAGTCGAGCGCATTCGGGCCGACCACCAACCCGGTCAATGTCGCCCATGTGCCCGGCGGTTCCTCGGGCGGGAGCGCCGCCGCCGTGGCGTCCGGCATGGTCCCGATGGCGCTCGGCACCGATACCGGCGGGTCGATCCGCTGCCCCGCGGCATTCTGCGGCATCGTCGGGCTCAAACCCACCTATGGCCGCGTCTCCCGGTACGGCCTCATCGCCTATGCCAACTCCCTCGAGGGAATCGGCCCGATGGCAGGGAATGTGACCGATGTCTCGCGCCTCTTCTCGGTCATCGCCGGGAAAGACCCGCGGGACGCCACCTCGATCGACCGCCCCTACACCCACACGCCCTCATCGGAGATCCGGGGGATGCGGATCGGTGTGCCGGCCGAATTCTTCGGCGAGGGAGTGGACGATTCTGTGGCAGAGACAGTAAGAACGGCGATCGGCGATCTGGAAGGGCTGGGCGCAGAGATCGTCGAGTGCTCGATGCCAAGCATGAAATATGCCCTGGCCGCCTACTACGTCACCTGCACCTCAGAGGCATCATCCAACCTGGCCCGCTTTGACGGGATCCGGTATGGCCCAGGAAACGAATCGAAGCGCTCCTGGCACGATGCCTACCAGGAACACCGGCGGGAGCGGTTCGGCGCCGAGGTCAGGCGGCGGATCATGCTCGGCACCTTCGCCCTCTCTGCCGGCTATTACGGGAAGTATTATTCAAAGGCGCAGGCTGCCAGAACAAACGTGCGTGAGGACTTCGCCCGACTGTTCCGTGACGTGGACGTGATCGCCGGCCCCACCATGCCGACGACGGCCTTCGCCCTCGGGGAGAAGACCGATCCCCTCTCCATGTATCTTGCCGATATCCTGACCGTCCCCGCAAATCTCGCCGGGGTGCCGGCCATCTCAGTCCCCTGCGGCGATGTCGGAGGCCTGCCCGTCGGCCTCCAGATCATCGGACGGCACTGCGAAGAGGAGCGTATTGTCGACACCGCCTTCGCCTATGAGGGGGTGCGGAAATGA
- the gatB gene encoding Asp-tRNA(Asn)/Glu-tRNA(Gln) amidotransferase subunit GatB, whose product MSTHTDVIIGLEIHCQLNTRTKLFCGCSTDYKTDGPNTHVCPVCLGLPGALPMINNKAVEYGLRVAKALNLEVPEESEFARKNYFYPDLPKGYQITMYDRPLAVWGHLDIEGEEGEKRVRITRIHLEEDPGKLVHKGGAGRAAYTLVDYNRSGIPLIEIVTEPDLRSPKEARRFLNKLRATLEYLGVFDGERDGALRVDANISIKGSERVEVKNITSYKGVEKALTFEITRQKSLIRRGMAVQRETRHFQEGRGVTTAGRSKESETDYRYFPEPDLRPLRVTDWLEQIPLPELPDARRDRFMAEFGISLNHARTLTGDLRLAEFYEALAAKVDPVLAATWTADILLGELNYRDMPVTAVPLDHVADLVTIAGAGTVTDRVAVDVLRALLDAVVSGETPTMPSEYVAKHNLGKGEADAFSAVIDEVIAENEAAVADYRAGKRPALNFLVGQVMKKTRGRADPKEITPLIAARIDTGEGT is encoded by the coding sequence ATGAGCACCCATACCGACGTGATCATCGGTCTTGAGATCCACTGCCAGCTGAACACCCGCACAAAACTCTTCTGCGGGTGTTCGACCGACTACAAGACCGATGGCCCTAACACCCACGTCTGCCCGGTCTGCCTCGGCCTTCCCGGCGCCCTCCCGATGATCAACAATAAGGCCGTCGAGTACGGCCTGCGCGTCGCAAAGGCCCTCAACCTTGAGGTGCCCGAAGAGTCGGAGTTTGCACGGAAGAACTACTTCTACCCCGACCTCCCGAAGGGCTACCAGATCACGATGTACGACCGTCCCCTCGCGGTCTGGGGCCATCTTGACATCGAAGGGGAGGAGGGCGAAAAACGCGTGCGGATCACCAGGATCCATCTTGAGGAGGACCCGGGCAAACTCGTGCATAAGGGGGGCGCCGGGCGAGCGGCCTACACGCTGGTGGACTACAACCGTTCCGGCATCCCGCTCATCGAGATCGTCACCGAACCCGATCTCAGGTCGCCAAAGGAGGCGCGCCGTTTCCTGAATAAACTCCGCGCCACCCTTGAGTATCTCGGCGTCTTCGACGGGGAGCGCGATGGGGCGCTCCGTGTCGACGCCAACATCTCCATCAAGGGATCGGAACGGGTCGAGGTGAAGAACATCACCTCGTACAAGGGTGTCGAGAAAGCGCTCACCTTCGAGATCACCCGGCAGAAAAGCCTGATCCGCCGGGGGATGGCGGTGCAGCGGGAGACCCGCCACTTCCAGGAGGGCCGCGGCGTCACCACCGCCGGTCGGTCCAAGGAGAGCGAGACCGATTACCGCTACTTCCCCGAACCCGACCTCCGCCCCCTGCGGGTGACGGACTGGCTGGAACAGATCCCTCTTCCCGAACTCCCGGACGCACGCCGCGACCGTTTTATGGCAGAGTTCGGCATCTCGCTCAACCATGCCCGCACCCTCACAGGTGATCTCCGTCTTGCGGAGTTCTACGAGGCCCTGGCCGCAAAGGTCGATCCGGTGCTGGCCGCCACATGGACGGCCGACATCCTCCTCGGTGAGCTGAACTACCGGGACATGCCGGTGACGGCGGTGCCGCTCGACCACGTTGCCGACCTCGTCACCATCGCCGGTGCCGGAACGGTCACCGACCGCGTGGCAGTGGATGTGCTCCGCGCCCTCCTCGATGCCGTCGTGAGCGGGGAAACACCGACGATGCCGTCTGAATATGTCGCAAAACATAATCTCGGCAAGGGAGAGGCAGACGCCTTTTCCGCCGTGATCGACGAAGTGATCGCCGAAAATGAGGCCGCAGTTGCCGATTACCGCGCCGGGAAGCGTCCGGCCCTGAACTTCCTGGTCGGTCAGGTGATGAAAAAGACGCGCGGCCGGGCAGATCCAAAGGAAATCACACCTTTAATTGCCGCACGGATAGACACCGGGGAGGGGACATAG